In Bradyrhizobium symbiodeficiens, the genomic stretch CTGTTGCTGAAGAATCCCAGGGTGTCGTTGTTGATGATGGTGGCGCTGCCGGCCGTGCTGCTGTTGAAGAAATACAGACTATTGTGGCTGGTGATGGTGGCGCTGCCTCCGTTGACGGTGATGCCGGCACCCGTGAAGGTCAACGGACCGTTGACGTAAAACGTGTAGTTCGAGGCGCCGGCATTGAAGGTCCAGCCGCCGACGCTGACGCTTGAAATCGCCAGGCTGGTGGTGTCCGAGCTGCCGAAGGACGCCGTGCCCAACGGCACGAAGCCGCTGTCCCAGTTGGAGGCGGTACCATAATCGTTGCTGCCGGGAGAGGTGAGCCAGATGCCATCCGACGCGGCGCGCGATGGGGTGGCCGGCAGCGCCCAGGCCAAGGCCAGCGCCGACGACGTCAGCAGGGCGGCCCGCAGGCGGCGGGTCGCTTTGAAATAATCTTTCCCCGTCTTCACAACGTCCCCCAACACGCAAGTCCCGAGTCCTCGACTGGATTCTTCGCATCGGGGCGGAGGGGTGTCCTGATAAGGGCGTAGCTACTTTCTGAAAGTTTCTGATATTTCCGTTTCAGGCCCGATTTTTGGGCATTTCCGGTAGACTTCGACTATATGAGCCGCCTTGAGAGACGCTTTGGGGGATAAGTTGCTTCGTTTCGCCGGCTTCGAGCTGGACCTGCAGCGCGCTGAGCTGCGCGGGGCCGATGGCATGCCGATCAAGCTCCGGCCCAAGACGTTCGAGATGCTTCGGCTGTTCGCCGCCAGCGGCGGCCGGGTGCTGAGCAAGCAGGAGCTGATGGAGGCGGTCTGGCCGAACGTCCATGTCGGCGAGGACAGCCTGTTTCAATGCATCCGCGAGCTTCGTACCGCGCTCGGTGACGAGCGGCGGCAGCTGATCAAGCTCGCCTCCGGCGGCGGCTATCTGCTGGCGACGGAGGTTGTGGCTGCGCCAGATGTCAAGGCACAGGCCGAGGGGCTCCGCTCGGATCCAACGGGGGAGGTTGAGCGCCGGCCGCCGGCCGAGGTCGTCGCCGCGCCCGTGAGACCACAGCGCGCCGTCTTTGGTTTGAGCCGGCAGGCCATGGTCGCCGCGGTTGCGGCTCTCTGTGTTATCGTCGTGGGGCTTGCGGTTGCCGCGCCGGTGCTGAAGCCGGACCTTCTGTTCAAGCGAACGCCGCCGCGGCTCGTCGTGATGCCCATCGTTGACGACAGCAACGACCCGCGCGGCGCGGTGATGGCCGCCGAGGTCACCGCTCGACTGACGGATGGTTTTGCCAAGATCCAGAACATCAGCGTGGTTGCGCCACGATTGGCGGCCACTGGCGGCGACAGCACCGCTGCGTCCGTCGCATCATCCGATTACGAACTGCGTGGCGAGTTGCAGCATAGCGATCAATCCTGGACGTTGCGGGCGCGCGTCATCAAGGCTGGTACCGGTGAGGTTCAGTCGGTCGTCGCGGCGTCGGTCAGCGCGGACGAGGCGGACGCGCAGCTTGCGCAGTCCCGGCTCGTCGCCGGCGCGGGTCATGTGCTCGCGCGCCGCCTCAACGAGATTCTGGAGCCGAGTGCGGCGCCGTCCCGGGCTCGCAAATCGTCGGCGGGCGGTGACAAGGTGGCCGTCGAGCAGGCGCTCGCCTCGATCAACCAGACCACGCGCGAGCGTTTTGGCGCAGCACAAACCATGCTGCAGAAGGCGCTCGCTGACGACCCCGACAATCTCGACATCGCGGTTGCGCTCGCCTCGCTCCAGATGCGCGGCATCCAGATGCGCTGGTTCAGCTCGGATGAAGCGTTTGCGGTCGAGGCCAAGGCAAGCGCGACGCTCGAGCAGGCATTGCGGTCGAAGCCCAATTCGATTCCGGTGCTCGAGGCCTATTGCCGCTTCCAGAGCGCCACCAATCATTTCGTGGAAAGTCTCGTCACGTGCGCCAAGGTATTGAGCTTCGACCCCTGGGACGGGTCTGCGCTTTATCTGGTCGGACTCGGGCAAATCTTTCTTGGTCGCTTCGACGACGCGCTTGCTACATTTCGGCAAGCCGACCGTTACGACACGCCGCCGACCTCGCGCTGGACCTGGCTGCTTGGCGCGGGCTGGGCGACCCTCCTAAAGGGGCAGGGCGAAGAGGCGGTGCCGTGGCTGCAACGCTCGATCGCCATCACGGCGGCGACGGGGCGCTCGCACATGCTGCTCGCGGTCGCCTACCAGCGATCGAGACGGTTCGACGAGGCGAGGGCGGCGATCAGGGAAGGCCTGAAGCTGCAGCCCGGCACGACCAGGTTCAATGTCGCGCCCCCGACGAAGAACGCAAGCCCGGTATATCTTGCGGCCGCGGATCGCGTCGTTCAGGGCATGGTGGACGCAGGATTGCCGGAGCGGTGAGGGGCGGATAGGCGCCCTACCGCCACCTGCGATGCAGCCACAGCCACTGCTCGGGATGCTCGCGCACCCATCCTTCCACCACGCTCGTGACCGCCTGCGTCGTGCCCTGGATGTCGATCCTGCCCTCGGCATCGCGCACCGGCGGGATCTCTTCCGTGAGCTCGCCGCGGAAGCGGCCGCCGGGCAGGCGGATGATGCGCACGCCGTGGATCGGGCATTCTACCTGCCGGAGCAGGCGCGCCAGCATCGGGTTGGCGCGGGTCTTGCGGCCGAAGAAGGTGACCTCGACGCCGCCCGTCAGGTACTGGTCGATCAGCATCGCGACGTGCTTGCCGTCTTTCAGCGCCTGGGCGAGCCGGAGCGGGGCGTCACGCCCCGCCGGGATCAGCGTGCCCATGTTGACCTGTCGCATCTCCTGGATGATGCGGTCGGCCGAGGCGATGTTCGGGCGGCGATAGAGGATCGCGGTCTCCAGTCCATGCGCGACGGCGGCGAGCGCCGGCAATTCCCAATTAGCGAGATGCGCGGCGAAGATCAGCGCCGGCTTGCCGTCATCGCGGATCCGGTCGAACAGCTCGATGCTGCGCGCCGGGAGTTCGATCCGGCTGTTTTCGGGATGGTCGCGATCGTAGTCCCAGACGTGATCCATATGGGCGAATTCGGCGCCGACGCGGCCGAGATTGTCCCACACGCCCATCAGGATCCGTTCGATCTCCTCCGGCGACTTCTCGGGAAAGGCCGCGGTGAGGTTGGCGCGGCCGATGCGGTGCTCGCGCAGGCGCGGCCCGATCAGCCTCACGGCGCGCGCGAAAAAGTCGGAGGTCTTGACCGGATCGAAATAGCGCGTGGTGCGCAGCATGCCGACGGTGGCGGCGCCAATCAGGCTTCCGCCGATCGATTTGGCTGCATTCCGCGCGCGAATCTTCGTGCTGACGGGAATCAGCGCCATGCGTCCGGTCAGGCCGGTTCGCGGGTCAGTATCAGCGAGGCGTTCTGACCGCCGAAGCCGAACGAGTTCGACATCACCGCGGTGACGCGGGCGTCGCGCGCCTTGTTGCCGACGACGTTGAACAGGATCGTCGGATCCGGCGTCTCGTAATTGATCGTCGGCGGGATGCGCTGATGCTCGAGCGTGAGCAGCGAGAAGATCGCTTCCACGGCGCCGGCGGCCGAGATGGTGTGGCCGACCATCGACTTGTTGGACGTCACCGGAATCTTCTGCGCAAGCTCGCCGAACACGGCCGATGTCGTGTTGAACTCCATCTTGTCGTTCTCGGGCGTCGCGGTGCCGTGCGCGTTGATGTGGTCGATCTGGTCCGGCGTCATGCCGGCATCGGCCAGCGTCTTGTTCATGCAGCCGATGATCGGCTTGCCGTCGGGAGACGAGCGGGTGCGATGGAAGGAATCGGTGAGCTCGCCGCAGCCGGCGATCACGCCGAGGATTTTTGCGCCGCGCGCGGTGGCTGCCTCGTAGCTTTCCAGCACGAGCGCGCCGGCGCCTTCGGCCATGACGAAGCCGTCGCGGTTCTTGGAGAAGGGGCGGGAGGCCGCCTGCGGCGGATCGTTCTGGGTCGACAGCGCCGAGAGCAGCGAGAAGCGCACGAGGGCTTCCGGATTCACGGTGCCGTCGGTCGCCACGCACAGCGCAGCGTCAGTCTCGCCGCGGCGAATCGCTTCGACACCGAGCTGGATGGAGGTGGCTCCGGACGCGCATGCCGTCGATAGCGAGATCGGCGAGCCCTTGGTGCCGAAGGTCTCGGCGAGATACGCGGCCACCGAGCCGAACATGAAGCGGTGGTGATAGGCGCTGTACTTGCCGCCGCCGGAGATGCGCAGCAAATCGTCATAGGTAAAGTCGGGCGCGCCGACGGCGCGGCCGAGTTCGCGGCGCTGCGGCCATTCGACTTCGACCGGCGCAACCGCGAGGAAGAGGGGGCCCGGGAAATCGGCCTTGGCGCCGATGCCGGCCTGCTCGAGCGCTTCCTCCGTCACGATCTCAGCCATCCGCTCGGACAGGCCGGTGGAGGAGAACGGATCGACGCTGACGAAATCCACCGTGCCGGCCATCGTGGTCTTGAGGCCGTCGACCGGAAAACGCGTGATGGTACGGATGCCGGATTCGCCGGCGACGAGCTTGGCCCAATTGTCGGCCTTGCCGGCACCGAGCGAGGTCATGATGCCCATGCCGGTGACGACGACGACGGGACGCCCGAGTTTGTCGCGTGGTGCAGTCATGTCGATCCCCCGGGTGAGCTAGCCAACTGCCTCGACCAGCGCCATGCCTTCGCCGCGCCAGTGTCCGGCTCCGACCACCACAATCTGGGTGGGCGCTCCCTGCATTTCAATCTCGGTGCCGGTCGAATCGTTTGGCGGGAATAGCGCACCGCGCGAGATCGACAGCGCGGCGAGCGCGATGCCGAGCGGGAATTGCGTCTCCATGGTGTGGCCGAACATCGTGCCGGTCGAACGCACCGGGAAGTCGGCATGGCCCTTCAGGAAGCCATGCTCTTCGCTCGTCGCGGGCTCTGCGCCGGTCGCGCCCGAGATGATCGCGCCCTTGCCTTCGCGCCGGGGCAGTTTGGCCCACAGCTGCTCCAGCGTCGCGGCCATGTCGCCGGGCTGCTTGCGCCGGGCGAGGTCGGCGACGACGCTCGTCAGTCTTGCGAACGGCTTGGCGCCACGCGCTTGCGCATGCGCCTTCGACTCCAGCACCAGGAAGGCGCCGGCAGATCCCAGCGCGAAGCCGGCGTGGTCCTTGCGCGCCCAGACGGGAGCGAATTTGTCCTTGAGGTTGAAATCGCCGAATTCGTAGAGGACGAGCAGATCCTTGCGCTCGCCATTGTGCGAGCCGCCGACCAGCGCGATGTCGCTCTCGCCCGAGGCGATGCGCGCAAGCGCAATGCGGGCGGCATCGGCGCCGGCGACCTCTTCGCCCATGAAGGTGCGCGAGGTGCCGCCGAGCCCGTGCACGATGGCGATGTTGCCGGCGAGCAGGTTGGAGAGCTGCGCCAGGAACAGCGTCGGCCTGAGATCGCTCATCAGGCGCTCGTTAAGGAAGCCGGGCGCGTTCGCGCCCTTGGCCTCGGCCGTCAAGACGCCGGTGTCGACGTTGAGATCGCGCTCGCCGCCGCCGGCGGCCACCACCATGTCGATCTTGGACAGGATGTCCTTGTTGCCCTTGATCCCGGCGGAATCGAGCGCAAGGCCGGCGGCGTAGGTGCCGATGCGCTGCCAGGCTTCCATCTGGCGCTGGTCGCCCTTCTTCGGGATCTGGCTGTCGAAGCTGACCGGCATCAAGGGATGCACGATGTAGGGCGCAAAGCGCTTCTCGTCGACGTTGATGCGCTTCTCGGAAAGCGCGGCCCAGTTGGCGTCCAGGCCCTCGCCGAGCGAGGTCGCGAGTCCAATGCCGGTGATCCAGACTTCGGTCTGGCCGGGCTTCGAAGCAGTGTCAGTCATGGCGATACGGCCTGTTGCGGAAAGCCGACGCGCTCGGCGACTTTCGCCATGTAGCCGCGGATATCCGCATTGGGGAAGGGGATCAGCGTGAAGGTCAGCGCCGAATTGGCGCGCAGCTTGCCGCCGACCCTGATCTTGGCTTCGGTCATGGCATAGCCCGATCCTTCATGGACGAGGCTCGCCTCGATGCTCATGAGATCGCCGGGGAAGACCGAGCCGCGGACCTTGGCTTCCTTCACGGCGGCCAGGATCGGCATGCGTTCGAACTTCAATACGCCGAGCTGGAGCCAGCCCGAGGCCTGCGCCATCGATTCGATCAGCAGCACGCCGGGCATCAAGGGGTAACCCGGGAAGTGCCCCTCGAAGACGGTGCTCTCCTTGGGGACCTGGGCTTCGACGACGATCGTCTTCTCGTCGACCTTGAGGTCGACGATGCGATCGATCATGTGGAAGTATTCGAGTTGCATGACCGCGCCCTTAGGCGCCCGCGCCCTTGGCCGCAACCAGTTCGTCGATGCGGGCGCACAGATTCTTCAGCACGAAATACTGCTCGGTGGTCGCCTTGCCGTCGTTGACCTCCTGGGTCCACTTTTCCAGCGGCAGCTTGATGCCGAATTGCTTGTCGATCGCAAATGCGATGTCCAGGAAATCGAGGCTGTCGATGCCGAGATCGTCGATGGCATGACTATCCGGCGTGATCGTGTCGCGCGGGATGTCGCAGGTTTCAGCGATGATCGTGGCGACCTGATCGAATGTGGAAGACATCACTAAGCCTTTGATATATTGCGGGTATTTATCAGATTGTCCAGAGTGGCACGGTGGGTGGGCATCGCGCCCCTGATGACGCCCTCAACCCCCCTCTGGCCGGGTCGAAAGCCCGTATATCGGAGCGAAGCCCTGAGTTCAATGGAGCCGGGCAGGCGTCGAGACAGGGCTGGGGATGCCCCGCTGGTGTCCCTTACCGCCGGGGCCGGCGATCAGGCGGGCCTAGATATGCGGCGTCGTGATCTTGGCGCAGTCGCGACGGCCCATCAGCACGCAATCCTGGGTCCGGCGCAGGTCGGCAATGCTGACCGCGAGCCAAATTCCGATTGCAGTCAGCGCGATGGTAAAGGCCAGCGCCGCGATGTTGGCGAGCATGCGATGGCGGAAATCGTCCGGCTCGGCGCGGGGTTGCTCATAGCGCGACAGGTCGAGCGGTTCGGGCGCGACACGCAACGGTTGCACCGTACCGCTACCGCGGTGGGCCGCGGGGGAAGGCGAGGTGCGCGGCCTGAACTGGAGCACCCGGTGCTCGTCGTCAGAGCTTATGGGCCGCTGGGTCGTCATGGGGCGGGGATCACTCCAAAGCAGCGATTTCAGATAGCATACGTGATGAACACGTCGCAGGAAATCTTCTCAATACCCGCGTGCATTCGTGCGCTTGCACTATTTGCGCATGGACCGGTGTGGAGCGATTGCGGAACCGCCCCTTATGCCGATACCGGGGCACGAGGGTTGCGTTGCAACAACAACCAAGGTTGCACCGCCTACATCGGCTTGTGATCTCGGTGTCCTCGCGAACACGTTTTGCCGCCGCATGGCCCATGTCATAGTCGGGAACCTGAACCGTCAGGTGCATCCGTCCGAAGGGCCTTCGACCATGACCACGACCAACGCGCGCGAGCCGAGAGTGCATCCGGTCCCGATCCTGTCGCTCCGGCCGACGCAGATGACGGTCGGCATGCGCGAGGTCAAGGAGAAGCGCAAGCGCTGGCGCGAGCACGACAGGAAGAAGCAGGCCGATCTGCTCGGCAAGCACATGATCCCCGTCGTCTACGGCCCCGACGCGCGATACTACGTGATCGACCATCATCATCTCGGCCGCGCGCTGCACGACGAAGGCGTCAAGGAGGTGCTGGTGACCGTCGTCGGCGACCTCCGCATGGTCGAGCGCGAGGCGTTCTGGGGCGTGATGGACAACAAGCGTTGGGTCTATCCTTACGATGCCAAGGGCGAACGGCGACAGTTCCGCGACCTGCCGAAATCGGTCGCCGATCTCAAGGACGATCCGTTCCGCAGCCTTGCCGGCGAATTGCGCCGCCTGGGCGGCTTCGCCAAGGACACCACGCCGTTCTCCGAATTCCTGTGGGCCGACTTCCTGCGCCGAAAGGTCTCGCGCAAGGTCGTGGAGGCCGATTTCGACAAGGCGCTCGAGAAGGCGATATCCGCAGCCAAGAGCAAGGACGCGATCTACCTGCCCGGATGGTGCGGTCCCGAGGACGACGATTAGGACGGCGGGAATCGCGAGCCGTGATGCCATCAGTCGGGCTGGAAGATCCTGGCGCCGGGATAGGCGCGGCGAGCGTAGGTGACCACCAGCGCGCGGTCCTGGGTGTCCAGGAAGGGCGTTCGGATCCGGTGCGACCCGACGATGAGGTGCCACAGGCCATTGAGCTTCTGGATCACGATCTTCATTTGGATAGTCCTCGATGACTCCACATTCCAGCGGATGCCGCGCGTCGTCGCATTGCCTGGGATTGCAGACGCGGCTGTAACATTCCGATCGCCGCTTGCATTCCGCCGCAAAACACGCCGATGATCGTTAGTTGGTGATGGCTTGTGCCCTGATAAGCCGAATCCCATCACAGTCGCTTGAGTGAAATCAATTTCCGCGCCCATGACACCGTCCTGAAACAGAGCCGTCCCATCTCTGTGGGGTAGTCGAGCTCACACAGGAGGCGAACAATGCGCCGTCTGGTTTTCGTAATTTTCTTGCTCGCGATCGCTTCGGCAGGAATTTCGGCATCGTTTGCCGCAGTTCATCACGCCAAGTCGTTGACGTTCGCGGAGCGCTTTGCTCCGGCGCTCGAGTTGATGGCGAAGCGCTAGCGGCGTAGCGCTCTGCCGCCATGAGCGATGCAGGGGCCGATCGATCCGGTGTGGACATCACGTCGCACCCGTCGACCGGCCAGATGCGGCGGTGGCCGGATCAGGCTTGACCTGCCGCAAATCTGCGTCGCTGCGGTCGGGTAAAGTTTGCCTGCATGATTGCCGAAGCAGCGTTGCGCCCCGATGGCGAGGGCGAGGTCGGTTCCAGGTCATGCTGGCCGGAGACACGACCATGAGCCTCATCTTTCGCATCGTCTTCATCGTCGCCGGCGCGCTCACCGCGTTGTTCGTCGCGCGTGACGCCCTGAACTTCACCATCATCCAGACCTTCGTCGCCGTCTTGCTCGTGACAGCCGTCGTGGGCGCTGGAAGTCTCTGGAGCATGCGGCCGAAGACGTGAGCAACGCAGAACGCGGCAGTCCGGCCGGGCTTAGCGAAACCGAGGCCCGGCTGCGGCTGCAACAGGAAGGTTACAACGAACTGCCGCGGCCCGAACGGCGCACGCCGCTGCGCATCGTTCTCGATGTGCTGCGCGAGCCGATGCTCGCGCTCCTTTTGTGCGGCGGGCTGGTCTACCTGCTGCTCGGCGACCTCCGCGAGGCCTTGCTGCTCGTGGCATTCGGCGCCATCTCCGTCGTGATCACGATCGTGCAGGAAACCCGCACCGAGCGCGTGCTGGAGGCGTTGCGGGAGCTGACCAGTCCGCGAGCGCTCGTGGTCAGGGACGGCGAGCGCCGGCGCATCGCGGGCCGGGACGTCGTCCGCGGCGATCTCCTCATGCTGGCCGAAGGCGATCGGATCCCGGCAGATGCAGTCCTCGTCAGCGCGCGTGATCTGGCGGTCGACGAGTCCCTGCTGACCGGAGAATCGGTCCCGGTTCGCAAGCAGGCCATCAAGACGCCCGTCGCCAAAGCGTCCTCGACTGAAAAAGCCGCCTTGGCTGAACATCGCCCGGGGGGCGATGACCTGCCGTTCGTGTATTCGGGCTCGCTGGTCGTGCGAGGCGAGGGCCTCGCCGAGGTCGAGGCCACCGGCCCTCGCAGCGAGATCGGAAAGATAGGGCTGTCGCTGCATGGCCTGCAACAGGAGCCGCCGCGGCTGCAGCAGCAGACCGCACGGCTCGTGCGGCTTTGCTTTCTCGGGGGTGCGGCGATCAGCCTCGCCGCCGTCCTGCTCTACGGAACGTTACGCGGGGATTGGCTGCAGGCGCTGCTCGGAGGCATCGCGATCGGCATGTCCATGCTACCTGAGGAGTTTGCCGTCGTCCTCACGGTGTTCATGGCCATGGGCGCCTGGCGAATTTCGAAGGCGCGGGTGCTGACACGGCGCGCGGCCGCGATCGAGGTGCTCGGCTCCGCAACCGTGCTGTGCACCGACAAGACCGGCACGCTGACGCAGAACCGGATGTCGGTCGCGGAACTGAGGCTGCCCGACGGGGCGAGCGCGCGCCTGGCGTCGTCGCAGGCGGGGCCCGTGGGAGCAGAATTTTTCGAGCTGGCGCGTTGCAGTGCTCTGGCGAGTTCGGCCGAACCGTTCGATCCGATGGAGAAGGCCCTGCACGCGTTCACGCGGGCGAGCCTGCCGGAGGATGATGAAATCCCGGGAGCTCGGACCTTGATCCGCAGCTACGGCCTGCGCCCCGAACTGCTGGCGATGACCCAGGTTTGGCAATCGTCCCAGGCAGTGTTCGCCTCGGCCAAAGGCGCTCCCGAAGCGATCGCGCGCCTCTGCAAGCTGGATGGCGCGGATCAGGACGCGATGCGGGATGCGGTCGCGGTGATGGCGAAGGATGGTCTTCGCGTGCTGGGCGTCGCCGCCGCGACCTGCGACGGCGACGCCCTGCCGAGCTCGCAGGAAGGCTTTTCGTTTCGCTTTCTCGGTCTCGTCGGGTTGGCCGATCCGCTTCGTCCGCACGTCCCTGAGGCGGTCGCGGAATGCCGTTCGGCCGGCATCCGCGTCGTCATGATCACGGGCGATTATCCGGCGACCGCCCTGGCGATCGCCGGGCAGGCCGGGCTCGACGTCAACGAGGTCGCGACCGGCGAGCAGATCAAGCTCGCGGACGAGGGCGGGCTGGAGGCGCTCGTCAGGAACGTGAACGTGTTCGCGCGGGTGCTGCCGGAGCAGAAGCTGCGGATCGTGCAGGCCATGAAGCGCAACGGCGAGATCGTCGCGATGACCGGCGACGGCGTCAACGATGCGCCGTCCCTGAAGGCAGCCCATATCGGGATCGCGATGGGCGGCCGCGGCACCGATGTCGCCCGCGAAGCCTCCTCGATCGTCCTGCTCGACGACGATTTCGGCTCCATCGTTGCATCCGTCCGCCTGGGACGCCGGATCTACGACAATCTGCGCAAGGCCATGGCCTTCATTTTCGCCGTCCACGTTCCGATCGCGGGGCTTGCCCTGCTGCCCCTGGTTTTCGGACTGCCTCTGGTTCTCGGCCCCGTTCACATCGCGTTTCTGGAGCTGATCATCGACCCCGTGTGCTCGCTCGTGTTTGAAGCCGAGCGGGAGGAGCGCGATGTCATGAGCCGCCCGCCGCGGCGTGCCGATGCTGAGCTGTTCTCGTGGGCCTTGGTCGGCTGGAGCGTCTTGCAGGGCGTTGTTGCATTTGTGTCGATCGCCGCGATCTTCGTCGTCGCGCTTCGTTGGGGTGTTCCGCCCGAAGAGGCGCGCACGCTGGCCTTCATCGCGCTCGTCGTCTGCATCGTCGCGCTGGTGCTGGTCAACCGATCCTTCAGCGCGTCCTTCCTGTCTGCCTTCTTCCGTCCGAATCCGGCATTGCTCTGGATATTCCTGTCGATCGCGTCCATTCTCGCCGCGGCCCTGTTCTGGCCGCCTGCGTCCAGTCTGTTCCGGTTCGGTCCCCTGCACCTGGACGATCTGATGGTCACCCTCGGTGCGGGATTGCTGGTGCTCACGGTGCTCGAACTGCTGAAGCCGATATGGGGACGGCGGTTGCGATTCTAGACGCCGTCCCGGGAGCCGGTCTTCGGCGCAGCCTCCGCATGGTGCGGATCTTCCTTGCCGCCGAAGGCGCGATGCAGCCAGCGTTCGACGCGGCGGCCGATCGTAAGCAGCACGAACGTGAAGGCCAGCGCCACCAGCACGATCTTCCATTCTCCGGCGCCGCAGGCAATGCCGAGACAGGCGGCGAGGAAGGTGCAGGCCGCGCTGGTGAGGCCGCGCACGCGAAAACGATCGCTCTCGTGGACGATGACGCCGGCTCCGAGGAAGCCGATGCCGGTCAGGATGCCCTGGATCACGCGGCTCGCCGCATCGGTGATCTTGCCGGGCTCGGCGAATTGCACCGCGAGCAGCACGACGGTTGCGGTGGAGAGCCCGACGATGCCGAGCGTCTTCAGTCCGATCGGCTTGCCGTGCAGGTCGCGGTTGAGGCCGATCGCGCCGCCGGCGAATGTCGCGGTGCCGAGGCGCAGCAGGATTTCGGGCCAGTCCATCCCGGTCATGTCTTGTCCGTCACGTCTTCGGCACGCGTCCCATCAGGTAGAATTCGTCGTTCGGGCGCATGCCCGTGAAATTCGCCAGCCGGTTCGACAGCGCGAAGAAGGCGGAGATCGCGGCGATGTCCCAGATGTCGTCGTCGCTGAACCCGTGCGGCGCGAGTGCGGCGAAATCGTCCTCGGAAATCCGCTGCGCGTCGGCCGAGACCTTCATCGCGAAATCGAGCATCGCCTGCTGCCGCGGCGTGATGTCGGCCTTGCGGTAGTTCACCGCGATCTGGTCGGCAATGAGCGGGTTCTTGGCGCGGATGCGCAGGATCGCGCCGTGGGCGATCACGCAATACTGGCACTGGTTGGCGGCCGAGGTCGCGACCACGATCATCTCGCGCTCGGCCTTGCTAAGGCCGCCGTCCTTTTCCATCAGCGCGTCGTGATAGCCGAAGAAGGCGCGGAACTCGTCGGGACGGTAGGCCAGCGTCAGGAACACGTTCGGCACAAACCCGCTCTTCTCCTGCACAGCGAGAAGGCGCGTGCGGATGTCAT encodes the following:
- a CDS encoding winged helix-turn-helix domain-containing protein, giving the protein MLRFAGFELDLQRAELRGADGMPIKLRPKTFEMLRLFAASGGRVLSKQELMEAVWPNVHVGEDSLFQCIRELRTALGDERRQLIKLASGGGYLLATEVVAAPDVKAQAEGLRSDPTGEVERRPPAEVVAAPVRPQRAVFGLSRQAMVAAVAALCVIVVGLAVAAPVLKPDLLFKRTPPRLVVMPIVDDSNDPRGAVMAAEVTARLTDGFAKIQNISVVAPRLAATGGDSTAASVASSDYELRGELQHSDQSWTLRARVIKAGTGEVQSVVAASVSADEADAQLAQSRLVAGAGHVLARRLNEILEPSAAPSRARKSSAGGDKVAVEQALASINQTTRERFGAAQTMLQKALADDPDNLDIAVALASLQMRGIQMRWFSSDEAFAVEAKASATLEQALRSKPNSIPVLEAYCRFQSATNHFVESLVTCAKVLSFDPWDGSALYLVGLGQIFLGRFDDALATFRQADRYDTPPTSRWTWLLGAGWATLLKGQGEEAVPWLQRSIAITAATGRSHMLLAVAYQRSRRFDEARAAIREGLKLQPGTTRFNVAPPTKNASPVYLAAADRVVQGMVDAGLPER
- a CDS encoding beta-ketoacyl-ACP synthase, with amino-acid sequence MTAPRDKLGRPVVVVTGMGIMTSLGAGKADNWAKLVAGESGIRTITRFPVDGLKTTMAGTVDFVSVDPFSSTGLSERMAEIVTEEALEQAGIGAKADFPGPLFLAVAPVEVEWPQRRELGRAVGAPDFTYDDLLRISGGGKYSAYHHRFMFGSVAAYLAETFGTKGSPISLSTACASGATSIQLGVEAIRRGETDAALCVATDGTVNPEALVRFSLLSALSTQNDPPQAASRPFSKNRDGFVMAEGAGALVLESYEAATARGAKILGVIAGCGELTDSFHRTRSSPDGKPIIGCMNKTLADAGMTPDQIDHINAHGTATPENDKMEFNTTSAVFGELAQKIPVTSNKSMVGHTISAAGAVEAIFSLLTLEHQRIPPTINYETPDPTILFNVVGNKARDARVTAVMSNSFGFGGQNASLILTREPA
- a CDS encoding ParB-like protein: MTTTNAREPRVHPVPILSLRPTQMTVGMREVKEKRKRWREHDRKKQADLLGKHMIPVVYGPDARYYVIDHHHLGRALHDEGVKEVLVTVVGDLRMVEREAFWGVMDNKRWVYPYDAKGERRQFRDLPKSVADLKDDPFRSLAGELRRLGGFAKDTTPFSEFLWADFLRRKVSRKVVEADFDKALEKAISAAKSKDAIYLPGWCGPEDDD
- a CDS encoding beta-ketoacyl-ACP synthase, which gives rise to MTDTASKPGQTEVWITGIGLATSLGEGLDANWAALSEKRINVDEKRFAPYIVHPLMPVSFDSQIPKKGDQRQMEAWQRIGTYAAGLALDSAGIKGNKDILSKIDMVVAAGGGERDLNVDTGVLTAEAKGANAPGFLNERLMSDLRPTLFLAQLSNLLAGNIAIVHGLGGTSRTFMGEEVAGADAARIALARIASGESDIALVGGSHNGERKDLLVLYEFGDFNLKDKFAPVWARKDHAGFALGSAGAFLVLESKAHAQARGAKPFARLTSVVADLARRKQPGDMAATLEQLWAKLPRREGKGAIISGATGAEPATSEEHGFLKGHADFPVRSTGTMFGHTMETQFPLGIALAALSISRGALFPPNDSTGTEIEMQGAPTQIVVVGAGHWRGEGMALVEAVG
- a CDS encoding acyl carrier protein, whose product is MSSTFDQVATIIAETCDIPRDTITPDSHAIDDLGIDSLDFLDIAFAIDKQFGIKLPLEKWTQEVNDGKATTEQYFVLKNLCARIDELVAAKGAGA
- a CDS encoding lipid A biosynthesis lauroyl acyltransferase is translated as MALIPVSTKIRARNAAKSIGGSLIGAATVGMLRTTRYFDPVKTSDFFARAVRLIGPRLREHRIGRANLTAAFPEKSPEEIERILMGVWDNLGRVGAEFAHMDHVWDYDRDHPENSRIELPARSIELFDRIRDDGKPALIFAAHLANWELPALAAVAHGLETAILYRRPNIASADRIIQEMRQVNMGTLIPAGRDAPLRLAQALKDGKHVAMLIDQYLTGGVEVTFFGRKTRANPMLARLLRQVECPIHGVRIIRLPGGRFRGELTEEIPPVRDAEGRIDIQGTTQAVTSVVEGWVREHPEQWLWLHRRWR
- a CDS encoding 3-hydroxyacyl-ACP dehydratase FabZ family protein translates to MQLEYFHMIDRIVDLKVDEKTIVVEAQVPKESTVFEGHFPGYPLMPGVLLIESMAQASGWLQLGVLKFERMPILAAVKEAKVRGSVFPGDLMSIEASLVHEGSGYAMTEAKIRVGGKLRANSALTFTLIPFPNADIRGYMAKVAERVGFPQQAVSP